The proteins below come from a single Saccharophagus degradans 2-40 genomic window:
- the pelA gene encoding pectate lyase, whose product MKNVFNTQKTKRHCNYAYNAKAAKPFSQKALVQKCAAAALSVGLLGAVGNAYAISCSATADTWGGGYVLNVTVTNDTNNAISNWALALNYDQAAAITNSWNASVSANGNVVNATNIGWNGNLAAGQSTSFGLQGTYTGNFSLPVCVGQGQSSSSSSSTSSSSSSSSSSSSSSSSSSSSSSSSSSSSSSSSSSSSSSTSSTGGSSELTIQEDNSGFCGVDGSIDSNNSGFTGSGFANTDNATGKSVDWSVSVPYSGNYLLEWRYANGSGNNRAGAIEVNGNARGNQSFPTTGAWTSWTTASANVSLDAGTNLISLVASTGEGLGNIDSLTVIGNDIQTGACDSTGSSSSSSSSSSSTSSSSSSSSSSTSSSSSGAPMLPQAGNPINGKFGKYKSWQKGSLSADKQFADILLSHQYTNGGFPKNQAYDSMGSGGNSAGTIDNDATTTELLFLADVYQRTGETKYRDGARKALDFLLDMQYSSGGWPQYYPVRSGYYEHVTFNDDAMARVLIVLDKAKQGVAPLNGDLLTSNQRARLSSAVNKGVDYILKSQWRQNGTLTVWCAQHGKDDYLPKKARAYELESLSGSESVLVVAFLMSQPQTPEIKTAVKAAINWFRSPNTYLAGYTYDSSRKGDGNSPIVAKSGSKMWYRFYDLNTNRGFFSDRDSRKVYDILDISTERKDGYRWGGDYGSGIISYAESVGY is encoded by the coding sequence ATGAAAAACGTATTTAATACACAAAAAACCAAGCGGCATTGCAACTATGCCTATAACGCGAAAGCTGCCAAACCCTTCAGCCAAAAAGCACTGGTACAAAAGTGTGCGGCTGCGGCATTGTCTGTTGGCTTACTGGGGGCCGTGGGTAATGCGTATGCAATATCCTGTTCGGCAACTGCTGATACCTGGGGTGGTGGCTATGTGCTAAATGTGACCGTTACTAACGACACAAATAATGCAATTAGCAATTGGGCGCTAGCTTTAAATTACGATCAAGCTGCAGCCATAACTAATTCGTGGAACGCGAGTGTGTCTGCAAATGGCAATGTGGTTAATGCTACCAACATTGGTTGGAATGGCAATTTAGCGGCTGGCCAAAGTACAAGTTTTGGTTTGCAAGGCACCTATACCGGCAACTTTAGTTTACCTGTCTGTGTTGGCCAGGGCCAAAGCTCTTCCTCTAGTAGCAGTACTAGTAGTAGTTCGTCCAGCTCTTCGAGTTCATCCAGCAGTTCATCTTCCAGCTCTTCAAGTAGTTCTTCAAGCAGCTCTAGTAGTTCTTCATCTTCTAGCTCATCGTCTTCGTCCACCAGTTCAACTGGTGGAAGTAGTGAGTTAACCATTCAAGAAGATAATAGCGGCTTTTGCGGGGTTGATGGTTCAATCGATTCCAATAATTCAGGCTTTACCGGAAGCGGCTTCGCCAATACCGATAACGCGACAGGCAAAAGCGTAGATTGGAGTGTGAGCGTTCCTTATAGTGGCAACTATTTGCTTGAATGGCGTTACGCAAATGGTTCCGGTAATAACCGTGCTGGCGCGATTGAAGTAAATGGTAACGCTCGTGGTAATCAAAGCTTTCCTACTACAGGGGCCTGGACTAGCTGGACAACGGCAAGTGCTAACGTAAGTTTGGATGCAGGTACAAACTTAATTAGCTTGGTTGCATCTACGGGCGAAGGCTTAGGGAATATTGATTCACTTACTGTCATTGGTAACGATATTCAGACCGGCGCTTGTGATTCTACAGGGTCTAGCTCTTCCAGTAGCTCTAGTTCCTCCAGTACTTCTAGCTCAAGTTCCAGCTCCAGTTCAAGTACCAGTAGTTCTAGCAGCGGTGCGCCCATGTTACCTCAAGCTGGGAACCCCATTAATGGCAAGTTTGGCAAATATAAATCTTGGCAAAAAGGAAGCTTGTCTGCCGATAAGCAATTTGCAGACATCCTTCTATCGCACCAATATACCAATGGCGGATTTCCCAAAAACCAAGCCTACGACAGTATGGGTAGCGGTGGTAACAGTGCGGGCACAATCGACAACGATGCCACAACAACAGAGTTGTTATTCTTAGCTGATGTGTACCAGCGTACTGGTGAAACCAAATACCGAGACGGTGCGCGTAAAGCGTTAGATTTCCTTTTGGATATGCAGTATTCATCGGGCGGCTGGCCGCAATACTACCCTGTGCGCAGTGGCTACTACGAGCATGTAACATTTAACGACGATGCAATGGCGCGAGTGCTAATTGTTTTAGATAAAGCGAAACAAGGTGTGGCGCCGCTAAATGGCGATCTATTAACATCTAACCAGCGTGCGCGTTTAAGCAGTGCGGTTAATAAGGGCGTGGATTACATTCTTAAATCGCAGTGGCGTCAAAACGGAACCTTAACTGTTTGGTGTGCGCAACATGGTAAAGATGATTATCTACCTAAAAAGGCGCGTGCTTACGAGCTGGAATCGTTGAGTGGTAGCGAATCGGTATTGGTAGTTGCATTCCTTATGTCTCAACCTCAAACCCCTGAAATTAAAACGGCGGTTAAGGCTGCTATCAATTGGTTTAGAAGCCCCAATACTTACTTAGCTGGTTACACTTACGATTCATCTAGAAAAGGCGACGGCAACAGCCCCATCGTCGCGAAAAGCGGTAGTAAAATGTGGTATCGCTTCTACGACCTAAATACTAACCGTGGCTTCTTCAGTGATAGAGATAGCAGAAAAGTTTACGATATTTTAGATATTTCTACAGAGCGTAAAGATGGCTATCGTTGGGGCGGTGATTATGGCTCCGGCATCATTAGTTACGCGGAAAGCGTTGGTTACTAA
- the rnr gene encoding ribonuclease R → MSNKAVPTDPHARREAEKYENPIASRELILEYLEQADGPMSHRALCRALKLTDEDHIEALRRRLIAMERDGQLVSNRKGAYGSVNKMDLIRGKVQGHRDGFGFVIPTDGSDDIYVSNREMRKVFSGDEVLVRADGYDIKGRREGAIVEVLVHNTQTVVGKYFNEGGIHFVRPDNPRIGHDIMLPADQTNGAKPGQIVEAEVVRQPERRRPPSGSIKAVLGDHMAPGMEIDVAIRSYDLPHEWPKALEAEIAAYGREVEEADKLNRHDLRKLPFVTIDGEDARDFDDAVYCEPLKSGGWRLFVAIADVSHYVAVGSELDKEATSRGNSVYFPDYVLPMLPEVLSNGLCSLNPDVDRLCMVCEMTISAKGKVSSYAFFEAVMHSHARLTYTQVGKVLAERGNKNSGARKQYAKLLPQLDALHDLYTIFREQRDLRGAIDFETKETRILFDENRKIKDIVPVERNDAHKLIEECMLAANVSAAKFLSSLEVPALYRVHEGPKAEKIALLHEYLGELGLSMRGSDEVTPQDYQYVLEQIEGRPDAHIIQMVMLRSMNQAVYQADNKGHFGLAYSEYAHFTSPIRRYPDLLVHRAIRSVIRSNLDTNKVKRVEQTPVVAKETFYPYTPGDLASLGEQCSTTERRADEATRDVMSWLKCEYLQDKVGDEFEGVVSAVTGFGLFVELSDVYVEGLVHITALPQDYYHFEPARHRLVGERTRTTFKLGDSLTVRVVRVDLDERKIDFELIGAKTGRKAKPKASSKAKAMAKDYEAAQARKPRKRKPKANSPEPAAPVKKASAASRIIAGVKNAAANLLGRGKAKKAEEGAPIKKAKPSDTKATQERKSTSVESANTGEKAKPKSRAGRSRPKARSKAQPKKGAKGEASSAPKTRGASAKKTAKPTSNPKPGAKAAAKPKAKTKPAAKARTTKKPAAKRAAPRKSE, encoded by the coding sequence GTGAGTAACAAGGCTGTCCCGACAGACCCCCACGCACGCCGAGAGGCGGAAAAATACGAAAACCCCATTGCTAGCCGCGAGCTAATTCTGGAATACCTAGAACAGGCCGATGGCCCAATGAGTCATCGCGCGTTGTGCCGCGCATTAAAGCTTACAGACGAAGACCATATTGAAGCATTGCGTCGCCGCTTAATCGCCATGGAGCGCGATGGTCAGCTGGTGTCTAATCGCAAGGGCGCCTACGGCAGCGTAAACAAAATGGACTTGATCCGCGGTAAGGTGCAAGGGCATCGCGACGGGTTTGGGTTTGTTATACCTACCGATGGCAGCGACGACATTTATGTATCTAACCGTGAAATGCGCAAAGTATTTAGCGGCGATGAAGTGTTGGTGCGCGCCGATGGCTACGACATAAAAGGTCGCCGCGAAGGTGCCATTGTTGAGGTGTTAGTACACAACACTCAAACAGTAGTGGGTAAATATTTTAATGAAGGCGGCATACATTTTGTGCGGCCTGATAACCCCCGTATAGGGCACGACATTATGTTGCCCGCAGACCAAACTAACGGCGCAAAACCAGGGCAAATTGTTGAAGCCGAGGTAGTGCGTCAGCCCGAAAGGCGCAGGCCGCCTTCTGGTTCAATTAAAGCCGTGTTGGGCGACCATATGGCGCCGGGTATGGAAATCGACGTTGCAATTCGCTCTTACGACTTGCCCCACGAATGGCCAAAGGCGCTCGAGGCCGAAATAGCCGCATATGGCCGTGAAGTTGAAGAGGCCGACAAACTAAACCGTCACGACCTGCGCAAGTTGCCGTTTGTAACCATTGACGGTGAAGATGCACGAGATTTTGACGATGCTGTTTATTGCGAGCCTCTTAAATCTGGAGGTTGGCGTTTATTTGTGGCCATTGCGGATGTATCTCACTATGTTGCGGTAGGTAGCGAGCTAGATAAAGAAGCAACTTCGCGCGGCAATTCGGTCTACTTCCCCGATTATGTATTGCCAATGTTGCCAGAGGTTCTTTCCAATGGTTTGTGCTCGCTTAACCCCGATGTAGATCGGTTGTGTATGGTCTGCGAAATGACCATAAGCGCAAAAGGTAAAGTTAGTAGCTATGCATTTTTTGAAGCTGTTATGCATTCCCATGCGCGCTTAACTTATACTCAAGTTGGTAAAGTTTTGGCGGAGCGCGGCAATAAAAATAGCGGCGCACGCAAACAGTACGCGAAGTTGTTGCCACAGCTTGACGCACTGCACGACCTTTACACAATATTCCGAGAACAGCGAGATTTGCGCGGCGCGATTGATTTTGAAACAAAAGAAACGCGCATATTGTTTGACGAAAATCGAAAAATTAAAGACATTGTTCCCGTTGAACGCAATGATGCACACAAACTTATTGAAGAGTGCATGCTTGCCGCAAACGTTAGTGCTGCTAAGTTTTTATCTTCTTTAGAAGTGCCTGCACTTTACCGTGTGCACGAAGGCCCAAAAGCAGAAAAAATTGCATTACTGCATGAATATTTGGGTGAGCTAGGCCTAAGTATGCGCGGTAGTGATGAAGTAACTCCGCAAGATTATCAATATGTGCTGGAGCAAATAGAGGGCCGCCCAGACGCGCATATTATCCAAATGGTTATGCTGCGCAGTATGAATCAAGCGGTATATCAAGCGGATAATAAGGGCCACTTTGGCTTGGCCTATTCCGAATACGCGCACTTTACTTCGCCTATTCGCCGCTACCCCGATCTACTTGTGCATCGTGCAATTCGCAGTGTTATCCGGTCTAACTTAGATACCAATAAAGTTAAACGCGTAGAGCAAACCCCTGTTGTAGCGAAAGAAACGTTTTACCCCTATACGCCTGGTGATTTAGCGAGCTTAGGTGAGCAGTGCTCCACCACAGAGCGCCGTGCCGATGAAGCAACGCGCGACGTGATGAGCTGGCTAAAATGCGAATATCTACAAGATAAAGTCGGCGATGAGTTTGAAGGTGTTGTAAGCGCGGTAACTGGCTTTGGTTTATTTGTAGAGCTAAGTGATGTGTATGTGGAAGGCTTGGTGCACATTACCGCACTGCCGCAAGATTACTATCACTTTGAACCCGCTCGACACCGCTTAGTAGGGGAGCGCACACGCACCACCTTTAAGCTGGGCGACTCGCTAACTGTGCGAGTTGTTCGTGTGGATTTAGACGAGCGCAAAATCGATTTTGAATTAATAGGTGCAAAAACTGGCAGAAAAGCAAAGCCTAAAGCCAGTAGCAAGGCCAAGGCAATGGCCAAAGATTACGAAGCCGCGCAGGCGCGCAAGCCGCGTAAGCGCAAACCAAAAGCGAACTCGCCCGAGCCTGCAGCACCTGTTAAAAAAGCGAGTGCCGCTAGCCGTATAATAGCCGGTGTAAAAAATGCTGCTGCAAACTTGCTTGGCCGCGGCAAAGCTAAAAAAGCCGAAGAGGGCGCGCCAATAAAAAAAGCTAAGCCCTCTGATACCAAGGCGACGCAAGAGCGAAAATCGACATCGGTTGAGAGCGCGAATACGGGCGAAAAAGCAAAACCCAAGTCGCGTGCGGGTAGAAGTAGGCCCAAAGCTCGATCGAAAGCGCAGCCCAAAAAAGGGGCTAAAGGCGAAGCATCCTCAGCGCCAAAGACTCGCGGGGCTTCCGCTAAAAAAACAGCTAAACCAACGTCTAATCCTAAGCCAGGTGCGAAAGCTGCGGCAAAACCTAAGGCAAAAACAAAGCCTGCTGCTAAGGCTCGCACCACCAAAAAACCGGCTGCTAAACGTGCAGCTCCTAGAAAATCAGAGTAA
- the rlmB gene encoding 23S rRNA (guanosine(2251)-2'-O)-methyltransferase RlmB — protein MVKQEIIFGLHAVQSLLKASPQRIQEIWIVRGRQDARVQKVLSAAQAAGIKVLPQDKKSMDSVSADGNHQGVLAYAKEGQSYTENDLYPLIEAIEGDPLIVVLDGVTDPHNLGACLRSADAAGAHALIVPKDNSVGLTEVARKVACGAADNVPLIVVTNLARCLKKMQEQGLWVAGTTGDTDKSIYDVDLTGPRVIVMGAEGTGMRRLTTETCDDLVKIPMLGSVTSLNVSVATGVVLFEVVRQRQAK, from the coding sequence ATGGTTAAACAAGAAATAATTTTTGGCTTGCACGCGGTGCAGTCGCTACTTAAAGCAAGCCCGCAGCGCATACAAGAAATTTGGATAGTACGCGGTAGGCAAGATGCCAGGGTGCAAAAAGTATTATCAGCTGCGCAGGCGGCAGGTATAAAAGTATTGCCGCAAGATAAAAAAAGCATGGATTCAGTTTCCGCAGATGGCAATCATCAAGGTGTATTGGCCTATGCGAAAGAAGGGCAGAGCTACACAGAAAATGATTTGTACCCGCTTATCGAAGCCATTGAGGGTGACCCGCTAATTGTTGTGTTGGATGGCGTTACCGACCCGCATAATTTGGGGGCATGTTTGCGCTCTGCCGATGCCGCTGGAGCACACGCGTTAATAGTGCCAAAAGATAACTCCGTAGGCTTAACAGAAGTTGCGCGCAAAGTGGCTTGTGGGGCCGCGGATAATGTTCCGCTAATTGTGGTTACAAACTTGGCGCGTTGCCTTAAAAAAATGCAAGAGCAAGGCCTGTGGGTTGCAGGTACAACCGGTGATACAGATAAAAGTATTTACGATGTGGATTTAACCGGCCCGCGCGTAATAGTGATGGGCGCAGAAGGCACCGGTATGCGCAGGCTTACCACGGAAACCTGTGACGATTTGGTAAAAATCCCCATGTTAGGCAGTGTTACAAGCTTGAACGTGTCGGTAGCGACAGGTGTGGTGTTGTTCGAGGTAGTGCGTCAGCGACAAGCAAAATAG
- a CDS encoding CPBP family intramembrane glutamic endopeptidase, which translates to MTQSSWPSFFSYPVIATVALCCVALLGLLLGWLPLSVVGLLVLFIAALAAFHFARNRAAWVKVLLWLPLLPLGLAIALMRPEGFSYPLVFSMNELYPGGKSFDLHINMAKALAGYAVVIWLLGSVPKQMLVTGWQVFVWPILLAGVVLGVAIPLLGLEWQPKWGLHAIWFLLVNLLVTCVAEESFMRLLVQGPLQRALQRFGAAPAAFIALTVTAVLFAAAHSPQGAHAWAIYLVAGCAYGAAYTLTGRLSVAIAIHFLVNAVHYLLLSYPL; encoded by the coding sequence ATGACCCAATCTAGTTGGCCTTCCTTTTTTTCTTACCCAGTTATCGCTACTGTAGCGTTATGTTGTGTGGCGTTGCTGGGGTTGTTGCTTGGCTGGCTACCTCTAAGCGTTGTTGGGTTACTTGTTCTGTTTATTGCGGCCTTGGCTGCGTTTCATTTTGCTCGCAATCGGGCAGCATGGGTGAAGGTGCTGCTGTGGTTACCGCTGTTGCCCTTAGGGCTAGCCATTGCGTTAATGCGGCCTGAGGGCTTTAGTTACCCCTTAGTTTTTAGCATGAATGAACTCTACCCTGGTGGTAAATCGTTTGACCTGCATATTAATATGGCAAAAGCATTGGCGGGCTATGCAGTAGTTATTTGGCTATTAGGCAGTGTGCCTAAGCAAATGCTTGTTACAGGTTGGCAGGTTTTCGTTTGGCCTATTTTATTGGCTGGGGTTGTGCTGGGCGTTGCCATACCTTTGCTGGGCTTAGAGTGGCAGCCTAAATGGGGTTTGCACGCAATTTGGTTTTTGCTTGTTAATTTACTGGTCACTTGCGTTGCAGAAGAAAGCTTTATGCGGCTACTGGTGCAAGGGCCATTGCAGCGTGCTTTACAGCGATTTGGTGCTGCCCCTGCTGCGTTTATCGCACTGACTGTAACAGCCGTACTTTTTGCTGCAGCCCATAGCCCGCAGGGCGCGCATGCGTGGGCTATTTACTTGGTGGCCGGTTGCGCATATGGGGCTGCCTATACCCTCACTGGTCGTTTAAGTGTGGCCATTGCCATCCACTTTTTAGTGAATGCTGTGCATTATTTGCTGCTTTCCTATCCCCTATAG
- the rpsF gene encoding 30S ribosomal protein S6 — protein MRHYEIVFLVHPDQSEQVPGMVERYTAAVKDSGGAVHRLEDWGRRQMAYSINKIHKAHYILMNVECGEEVLEELTTNFRYNDAVLRNMIIRCDEAVTEESPIMKAENESRERRNRAERRAQEAESAAEEVEDEESLDEEADDESSEDESEEA, from the coding sequence ATGCGTCATTACGAAATCGTGTTCTTGGTCCACCCTGACCAAAGCGAACAGGTACCAGGTATGGTTGAACGCTATACCGCAGCTGTTAAAGACAGCGGTGGTGCTGTTCACCGTCTAGAAGACTGGGGTCGCCGTCAAATGGCTTACTCCATCAACAAAATCCACAAAGCGCACTACATTCTTATGAATGTTGAGTGTGGCGAAGAAGTATTGGAAGAGTTAACGACTAACTTCCGTTACAACGACGCTGTATTGCGTAACATGATTATCCGTTGTGATGAAGCCGTGACTGAAGAGTCGCCAATCATGAAAGCGGAAAACGAGAGCCGCGAGCGCCGCAACCGCGCCGAGCGTCGTGCTCAAGAAGCCGAATCAGCTGCTGAAGAAGTTGAAGACGAAGAGTCTTTAGACGAAGAAGCCGATGATGAATCATCTGAAGACGAAAGCGAGGAGGCATAA
- the rpsR gene encoding 30S ribosomal protein S18 encodes MARFFRRRKFCRFTAEGVKSIDYKDLDTLKAYVSETGKIVPSRITGTKAKYQRQLATAIKRARFIALLPYTDSHE; translated from the coding sequence ATGGCACGTTTTTTCCGACGTCGTAAGTTCTGTCGTTTCACTGCCGAAGGCGTGAAAAGCATCGACTATAAAGATTTAGATACTCTGAAAGCATACGTTTCTGAGACTGGTAAAATTGTACCTAGCCGTATCACTGGTACAAAAGCTAAGTATCAGCGTCAATTGGCGACCGCTATTAAGCGCGCTCGTTTTATTGCGTTGCTACCTTACACCGATTCTCACGAGTAA
- the rplI gene encoding 50S ribosomal protein L9, which yields MEVILLEKVGKLGTVGDVVDVKAGFGRNYLLPSGKAITATKASIADFETRRAELEAAAAEKKTSAEGRAKLIDNLGAITIGANAGDEGKLFGSVGARDIANAITAAGVNVTKAEVKLPEGTLREVGEYEIDLQLHVDVTHVVKVVIVADANA from the coding sequence ATGGAAGTTATTCTACTCGAGAAAGTTGGTAAGTTAGGCACAGTGGGTGACGTTGTAGACGTTAAAGCTGGTTTTGGCCGCAACTACCTTTTGCCATCAGGCAAAGCAATTACTGCTACTAAAGCAAGTATTGCAGATTTCGAAACACGTCGTGCAGAGCTTGAAGCTGCCGCAGCTGAGAAGAAAACCTCTGCTGAAGGTCGTGCTAAGTTGATCGACAATTTAGGCGCAATCACTATCGGTGCAAACGCTGGTGATGAAGGTAAATTGTTCGGTTCTGTTGGTGCGCGCGATATTGCAAACGCTATTACTGCTGCAGGTGTTAACGTAACTAAAGCTGAAGTGAAGCTGCCAGAAGGTACTTTGCGTGAAGTTGGCGAATACGAAATTGACCTACAGTTGCACGTAGACGTTACCCACGTTGTTAAAGTGGTTATCGTTGCGGACGCGAATGCTTAA
- the dnaB gene encoding replicative DNA helicase, with the protein MSEFEPTDYAGYDDIPADMEHHLDVPDTGVESESASSHSILPHSVEAEQSVLGGLLQEASNFDSVSEILSEKDFFKAPHRKIFRAMAQLMEREQPIDVITVSEFLSAEDELVGAGGLDYLSDLATEVPSSANVVAYAKIVRERATLRQLISAATEISKASYNPGGLASDELLQLAEKRVLEISEERPKEGGFVDVNALLKQTIEKIDFLFNSEDDLTGIPTGIQELDEKTSGWQSGELVILAARPSMGKTALALNFVEAAVFSREQQPCLVFSLEMPADALVMRMLSSVGRIDQGRLRNGSLIEEDWPKLEMAARKLKDKKLFIDDTAGLSPNEVRARVKRIVREHGNPSMIMVDYLQLMQVPGSTEGRTQEISEISRSMKALAKEYECPVVCLSQLNRGVEQRPNKRPMNSDLRESGAIEQDADVILFIYRDEYYNEDSQEKGVAELIIGKQRNGEIGTCRAAFVGKFTRFDNLAPDYYPPGGGGGD; encoded by the coding sequence ATGAGTGAATTTGAGCCTACCGATTATGCGGGTTACGACGATATCCCCGCAGATATGGAGCACCACTTAGATGTGCCGGATACCGGTGTTGAAAGTGAATCGGCTTCATCTCACTCAATTCTGCCCCATTCTGTAGAGGCAGAGCAGTCTGTATTAGGCGGCTTGCTGCAAGAAGCCTCTAATTTTGATTCGGTAAGTGAAATACTTTCCGAGAAAGACTTTTTTAAAGCCCCGCATAGAAAAATATTCCGCGCTATGGCGCAATTGATGGAGCGCGAACAGCCCATCGATGTTATTACCGTATCTGAATTTTTAAGCGCCGAAGATGAATTGGTTGGTGCCGGTGGCTTAGATTACCTCTCCGACTTAGCAACAGAAGTGCCGAGCAGTGCAAACGTTGTGGCCTACGCCAAAATCGTGCGCGAGCGCGCCACCCTCAGGCAGTTGATTTCCGCCGCTACTGAAATAAGTAAAGCGAGCTATAACCCCGGTGGTTTAGCGTCAGATGAGCTACTGCAGCTAGCGGAAAAGCGCGTATTAGAAATATCCGAAGAGCGTCCAAAAGAGGGCGGCTTTGTTGATGTTAACGCGCTGCTAAAGCAAACCATCGAGAAGATCGACTTCTTATTTAATTCCGAAGACGATCTCACCGGTATTCCTACCGGTATTCAAGAATTAGACGAAAAAACCTCTGGCTGGCAGTCGGGTGAGCTTGTTATTTTGGCGGCCCGTCCATCTATGGGTAAAACAGCCTTGGCGCTTAATTTTGTTGAGGCGGCGGTGTTCTCCCGCGAGCAACAGCCATGCCTAGTATTCAGCCTAGAGATGCCCGCGGATGCGCTGGTTATGCGGATGCTATCTTCCGTAGGGCGCATCGATCAAGGGCGCTTGCGCAACGGCTCGCTAATCGAAGAAGATTGGCCCAAGCTTGAAATGGCGGCGCGCAAGCTAAAAGATAAAAAGTTATTTATCGACGATACCGCGGGCCTGTCGCCAAACGAAGTGCGCGCACGGGTGAAGCGTATTGTGCGCGAGCACGGCAACCCCTCTATGATCATGGTGGATTACCTTCAGCTTATGCAGGTGCCTGGGTCCACCGAAGGGCGAACGCAAGAAATTTCCGAAATATCGCGCTCTATGAAGGCGCTGGCGAAAGAATACGAATGCCCTGTGGTGTGCTTATCCCAGCTTAACCGTGGTGTGGAGCAGCGCCCCAATAAGCGCCCAATGAACTCCGACTTGCGGGAATCCGGTGCGATCGAGCAGGATGCGGACGTTATTCTGTTTATATATCGCGATGAGTACTACAACGAAGACAGTCAAGAAAAAGGCGTAGCCGAGCTGATTATCGGCAAGCAGCGTAATGGTGAGATTGGTACCTGTCGAGCGGCGTTTGTGGGTAAATTCACACGCTTTGACAACCTAGCTCCAGATTATTATCCGCCTGGCGGCGGTGGTGGCGACTAG
- the panC gene encoding pantoate--beta-alanine ligase, producing the protein MELFHHIKSVRDALGKARAAGKTVGFVPTMGNLHNAHLALVQQAKQHCDVVIVSIFVNRLQFGLNEDWDKYPRTLQDDAAKLREIGCDYLFCPEEGEVYPNGMDAQTRVIVPSMANVLCGASRPGHFEGVTTVVTKLFNIVQPDIAVFGIKDYQQLAIIRRMVEDLCIPVEIMAGDIVREADGLAMSSRNGFITAQERPRANQLNQSLNWVKQAILDGRRDFDVLESEAKKQIETAGFRPDYLSISNSKTLEPAANDDTDITVLGAMYTEAARLIDNVSLSVVN; encoded by the coding sequence ATGGAATTATTTCACCATATTAAAAGCGTACGCGATGCCCTAGGCAAAGCGCGTGCAGCCGGTAAAACCGTGGGGTTTGTGCCCACAATGGGCAATTTGCACAATGCGCACTTGGCGCTAGTGCAGCAGGCCAAGCAACACTGTGATGTGGTTATAGTGAGTATTTTCGTAAACAGGTTGCAATTTGGCCTGAACGAAGATTGGGATAAATACCCCCGCACATTGCAAGACGACGCCGCTAAACTGCGTGAGATTGGCTGTGACTACCTTTTTTGCCCTGAAGAGGGCGAAGTGTACCCCAACGGAATGGACGCTCAAACACGGGTTATAGTGCCCAGCATGGCTAATGTGCTTTGTGGTGCCAGCCGCCCAGGGCATTTTGAAGGGGTTACCACCGTTGTAACAAAATTGTTTAATATTGTGCAGCCAGATATTGCTGTGTTTGGTATCAAGGATTACCAACAATTGGCTATAATACGGCGTATGGTTGAAGACCTGTGTATTCCCGTAGAAATTATGGCGGGTGACATAGTCCGCGAAGCCGATGGCCTGGCCATGAGTTCGCGCAATGGCTTTATTACCGCGCAAGAGCGCCCTAGGGCGAATCAGCTTAACCAATCGCTAAACTGGGTTAAGCAGGCCATTTTGGATGGAAGGCGAGATTTCGATGTGTTGGAGTCTGAAGCCAAAAAGCAGATTGAAACGGCGGGTTTTCGCCCCGATTATCTGTCTATAAGTAACAGTAAAACATTAGAGCCTGCCGCGAATGACGATACCGACATTACCGTGTTGGGGGCTATGTATACCGAGGCAGCACGCCTTATAGATAACGTGTCTTTATCGGTCGTTAATTAG
- the panD gene encoding aspartate 1-decarboxylase: MQITLLKGKLHMAKVTQAELWYDGSCAIDEEFVKLAGLREFEQIEIYNVDNGERFSTYVILAEAGSRTISMNGAAARKVQVGDRVIIAAYSQMSEAEADSFKPRLVYLDKDNAVERTTNTIPVQAA; this comes from the coding sequence ATGCAAATTACGCTATTAAAGGGTAAGTTGCACATGGCGAAGGTGACTCAAGCCGAGCTGTGGTACGACGGGTCCTGCGCCATTGATGAAGAGTTTGTTAAGCTGGCAGGGTTGCGAGAGTTTGAGCAAATTGAAATTTATAATGTCGATAACGGCGAGCGTTTCTCTACCTACGTTATTTTGGCTGAAGCGGGTAGTCGCACCATTTCTATGAACGGTGCTGCTGCGCGGAAAGTGCAAGTTGGCGACCGTGTAATTATTGCCGCATACAGTCAAATGAGCGAAGCCGAAGCCGATTCATTCAAGCCTCGCTTGGTGTATTTGGATAAAGACAACGCCGTAGAACGCACTACTAACACCATTCCGGTTCAGGCCGCTTAG